In the Pseudanabaena sp. PCC 7367 genome, one interval contains:
- a CDS encoding tetratricopeptide repeat protein: protein MNNKDEVKRLVEQAQARFEQGDYEGAIDDCDQAIALDPNLASAYICRGRARKKINNHLGAYKDYTKAIELDQNNAVIYSLRASLSDQLGDQDGAFRDYTKVVELDPTDIDAYDGLAWIRFSMGDTNDALSIYAQAIELNDQQPDLYVKRSVIKSNLRDYDGAILDCDRAIEINQSFVDGYMTRGELYKLKENRFLAIEDFKKAESLYREQRNIGMAEHCKKEIKNLKNWFRWKINRFVHKFVEARLLSMYNLASSVEDLANNNIQSTSDGDLPEQ from the coding sequence ATGAATAACAAAGACGAAGTTAAGCGGTTAGTCGAGCAAGCCCAAGCTAGATTCGAGCAGGGTGATTATGAGGGAGCGATCGATGATTGTGATCAGGCAATCGCTTTAGATCCTAATTTAGCTAGTGCCTATATTTGCAGAGGCAGAGCTAGGAAAAAAATAAACAATCACTTGGGAGCATACAAGGACTACACTAAAGCAATTGAATTAGATCAAAATAATGCTGTTATATATAGCCTTCGTGCATCACTTAGCGATCAATTAGGGGATCAAGATGGAGCATTTAGGGACTATACCAAAGTAGTTGAATTAGACCCTACAGATATCGATGCATATGACGGACTAGCCTGGATTCGATTTTCAATGGGAGATACAAATGATGCTCTGTCTATATACGCACAAGCTATCGAATTAAATGATCAACAACCAGATCTCTACGTTAAGCGCAGTGTTATAAAGTCTAATCTTAGAGACTATGATGGTGCAATTCTCGACTGTGATAGAGCTATTGAAATAAACCAAAGCTTTGTTGATGGATATATGACTCGTGGTGAGCTTTATAAATTAAAGGAAAATCGCTTTCTAGCTATCGAAGATTTCAAAAAAGCTGAGTCCTTATATAGAGAACAAAGAAACATAGGGATGGCTGAACACTGTAAAAAGGAAATTAAGAATTTAAAGAACTGGTTTAGATGGAAAATTAATCGCTTCGTTCATAAGTTCGTCGAGGCTAGGTTATTATCAATGTACAACCTTGCATCATCGGTTGAAGATTTAGCCAATAACAATATTCAAAGCACCTCTGATGGTGATTTGCCTGAACAATAA
- the tpiA gene encoding triose-phosphate isomerase has protein sequence MRKVVIAGNWKMFKTQAEAKAFIADFLPQIADVANDANKQVVLCVPYTDLAILTQAIANSGLPNLSIGAQNVHWEESGAFTGEISAAMLTEIGIKYVVIGHSERRQYFGETDQTVNARLKAAQKHGITPILCVGESKQQRDANQIEAVIFEQLKLDLEGIDQQNLIIAYEPIWAIGTGDTCETAEANRVIGLIRQQLSNPNVPIQYGGSVKPNLIDEIMAQPEIDGVLVGGASLDPAGFARIVNYQTA, from the coding sequence TTGCGTAAAGTTGTAATTGCCGGAAACTGGAAAATGTTCAAAACCCAGGCAGAAGCCAAGGCGTTTATTGCCGATTTTCTGCCTCAGATTGCCGATGTTGCTAATGATGCAAATAAGCAAGTGGTGTTGTGTGTGCCCTATACCGATCTAGCGATCCTGACCCAGGCGATCGCCAACAGTGGCCTGCCCAACCTCAGTATTGGTGCTCAGAACGTCCATTGGGAAGAGTCGGGCGCTTTTACGGGCGAAATTTCCGCCGCCATGCTCACCGAGATTGGGATTAAGTATGTGGTAATTGGCCACAGCGAGAGACGGCAATATTTTGGTGAAACCGATCAAACCGTCAATGCCCGTCTCAAGGCTGCACAAAAACATGGCATTACGCCGATCCTCTGTGTGGGTGAAAGCAAGCAGCAACGGGATGCTAATCAAATCGAAGCCGTAATTTTTGAGCAACTCAAGTTAGATCTAGAAGGCATCGATCAACAAAACCTGATCATTGCCTATGAGCCAATCTGGGCGATCGGTACGGGTGACACCTGCGAAACCGCCGAAGCCAACCGGGTGATTGGTCTAATTCGTCAGCAGCTTAGTAACCCCAATGTACCAATTCAATATGGTGGGTCGGTCAAGCCCAATTTGATCGATGAAATCATGGCTCAGCCAGAAATAGATGGCGTGCTGGTTGGTGGTGCGAGCCTTGATCCGGCTGGGTTTGCGCGGATTGTTAATTATCAAACCGCCTAG
- a CDS encoding homoserine dehydrogenase: MAFKIGLLGLGTVGSGVAKILLDRQGRHPLLGEMEITRVGVRSPDKPRDVDLPQNIFTTDLEAIATDPAIDIVVELIGGTDRAYKLIMQAINHGKHVVTANKAVIARYGAEIFTAAKEKGVYVMIEAAVCGGIPVIQALKQALGANRIKSVMGIVNGTTNYILTRMHREGGDFEPILAEAQKLGYAEADPTADVDGLDAADKMAILASLAFGDRIKLEDIYCEGIRQITSTDIAFADEMGYVIKLLGIAQHTETARETALDIRVHPVMVPTSHALASIHGVTNAVRIEGEPIGELVLSGPGAGSGATASAVVADIINVVATLRANPSNINLTMGCTHQHYAKVQSIADSINLFYVRLVVLNQPGVIGAIGTCFGQHKVSLESIVQKHIHDGMASIAVITQKCQESNFRNALKEIGELNAIDSIPTVIRLLAA; encoded by the coding sequence GTGGCTTTCAAAATTGGATTACTGGGATTAGGAACCGTTGGATCTGGTGTTGCCAAGATCTTGCTCGATCGCCAGGGGCGACATCCTTTACTAGGCGAGATGGAGATCACCCGCGTGGGAGTGCGATCGCCCGACAAGCCCCGTGATGTGGATTTACCTCAAAATATTTTTACCACCGACCTCGAAGCGATCGCAACAGACCCAGCGATCGACATTGTGGTCGAGTTAATTGGTGGCACCGATCGCGCCTATAAGTTAATTATGCAAGCGATTAATCATGGTAAGCATGTGGTCACCGCCAACAAAGCCGTGATTGCCCGCTATGGTGCTGAGATTTTCACCGCTGCCAAGGAAAAGGGCGTATACGTGATGATCGAAGCTGCCGTCTGTGGTGGCATCCCCGTAATTCAAGCCCTCAAGCAAGCCCTGGGCGCAAACCGAATTAAATCGGTGATGGGAATTGTGAATGGTACTACCAACTATATTCTGACCAGGATGCACCGCGAAGGTGGCGACTTTGAACCGATTCTGGCGGAAGCCCAAAAGCTGGGTTATGCGGAAGCCGATCCCACCGCTGATGTGGATGGCCTAGATGCGGCAGACAAAATGGCGATCTTAGCTAGTCTGGCCTTTGGCGATCGGATTAAGCTAGAAGACATCTACTGCGAAGGGATTCGCCAGATTACCAGCACTGACATTGCCTTTGCTGATGAGATGGGCTATGTAATTAAACTTCTGGGCATTGCCCAACATACTGAAACCGCTAGGGAAACAGCGTTAGATATTCGCGTACATCCCGTGATGGTGCCGACCAGTCATGCCCTGGCCAGTATTCATGGTGTGACCAATGCGGTACGGATTGAAGGCGAGCCGATCGGTGAATTGGTGCTATCGGGGCCTGGCGCAGGTTCGGGCGCAACTGCCAGCGCTGTAGTTGCTGACATAATCAATGTGGTGGCAACGCTCCGTGCCAATCCCAGTAATATTAACCTGACCATGGGCTGCACTCACCAGCATTATGCCAAGGTGCAATCGATCGCCGATAGTATCAATTTGTTCTATGTGCGGCTGGTGGTGTTGAATCAGCCGGGTGTAATTGGCGCGATCGGCACTTGCTTTGGTCAGCACAAAGTCAGTCTGGAAAGTATTGTCCAGAAGCATATTCACGATGGCATGGCCAGCATTGCCGTGATTACCCAAAAGTGCCAAGAAAGCAATTTTCGGAATGCCCTGAAAGAAATTGGTGAGCTAAATGCGATCGATAGTATTCCCACTGTGATTCGCCTGCTAGCAGCTTGA
- the fusA gene encoding elongation factor G — MARTIPLEKVRNIGIAAHIDAGKTTTTERILFYSGVVHKIGEVHEGTAVTDWMAQERERGITITAAAISSTWKEHKINIIDTPGHVDFTIEVERSMRVLDGVIVVFCSVGGVQPQSETVWRQADRYSVPRIVFVNKMDRTGANFYKVYNQIRDRLRANAVPIQLPIGAESEFNGIIDLVKMKAFVYANDLGTDIEETDIPADMQELAQEYHTKMIEAVAETSEELLEKYMAEEAFSEAEIFEGLRKGTISGALIPLTCGTAFKNKGVQLLLDAVVDYLPSPLEVPPITGLLPDGSETTRPADDSAPLAALAFKIAADPYGRLTFVRVYSGVLKKGSYVYNSAKDKKERISRLIVLKADDRTEVDELGAGDLGAVLGLKDTFTGDTLCDDKEPVILESLFIPEPVISVAIEPKTKQDMEKLSKALQSLSEEDPTFRVMIDSETNQTVISGMGELHLEILVDRMMREFKVEANVGAPQVAYRETIRKPVSAEGKFIRQSGGKGQYGHVVINVEPGETGTGFEFISKIVGGSVPREYINPAEQGMKEACESGILAGFPVIDLKVTLIDGSYHDVDSSEMAFKIAGSMALRDAVMKANPALLEPMMKVEVEVPEDFLGDVMGDLNSRRGQIEGMNSEDGVAKIAAKVPLAEMFGYATDIRSKTQGRGIFSMEFSDYAEVPRNVAEPIIAKHKGNE; from the coding sequence GTGGCACGAACCATTCCCCTAGAGAAAGTACGCAACATTGGTATTGCAGCGCACATTGATGCTGGCAAAACCACTACTACAGAGCGCATCCTATTTTACTCCGGTGTTGTGCACAAGATCGGGGAGGTGCACGAGGGTACCGCAGTAACAGATTGGATGGCTCAAGAAAGAGAACGGGGCATCACAATTACCGCTGCGGCGATCAGCAGTACCTGGAAGGAGCACAAGATCAATATTATTGATACACCTGGTCACGTGGATTTCACGATCGAAGTGGAACGCTCGATGCGGGTGCTGGATGGTGTCATTGTAGTGTTCTGTTCGGTTGGTGGTGTGCAACCCCAATCGGAAACAGTATGGCGGCAAGCCGATCGCTACAGTGTGCCCCGGATTGTATTTGTCAACAAGATGGATCGCACTGGCGCCAACTTCTACAAGGTCTATAACCAAATCCGCGATCGCCTACGGGCTAATGCGGTGCCTATTCAGTTGCCGATCGGTGCTGAATCGGAATTCAATGGCATTATTGATTTGGTCAAGATGAAGGCCTTTGTCTATGCCAATGACCTTGGCACCGACATCGAAGAAACCGATATTCCCGCAGATATGCAAGAGCTAGCTCAGGAATATCACACCAAGATGATCGAGGCAGTGGCCGAGACCAGTGAAGAGTTGCTTGAGAAATACATGGCCGAAGAAGCCTTCTCTGAAGCAGAAATCTTTGAGGGGCTACGCAAAGGTACGATTAGTGGTGCTTTGATTCCACTTACCTGCGGTACTGCGTTCAAGAACAAAGGAGTACAGCTATTGCTTGATGCAGTAGTTGACTATCTACCCTCGCCTTTGGAAGTACCACCAATTACTGGTTTACTTCCAGATGGCAGTGAGACGACTCGACCTGCCGATGATAGCGCACCACTGGCTGCCCTAGCATTTAAGATCGCTGCTGATCCCTATGGCCGTCTTACCTTTGTACGAGTATATTCAGGGGTGCTGAAAAAAGGCTCCTATGTGTATAACTCTGCCAAGGACAAGAAAGAGCGGATTTCCCGCCTGATTGTGCTCAAGGCTGACGATCGCACAGAAGTAGATGAACTGGGCGCTGGGGATCTCGGCGCAGTATTAGGACTGAAAGATACCTTCACCGGTGATACGCTCTGTGATGACAAAGAACCCGTCATCTTGGAATCCCTATTCATTCCTGAGCCTGTGATCTCGGTAGCGATCGAGCCTAAAACCAAGCAGGATATGGAAAAACTTTCCAAGGCACTGCAATCGCTATCTGAAGAAGACCCCACTTTCCGGGTGATGATTGACTCAGAAACCAACCAGACGGTAATTTCTGGGATGGGTGAGCTGCACCTAGAAATCCTGGTCGATCGGATGATGCGGGAATTCAAAGTAGAAGCAAATGTTGGTGCGCCACAAGTTGCTTACCGCGAAACAATCCGTAAGCCAGTATCCGCCGAAGGCAAGTTCATTCGCCAGAGTGGTGGTAAGGGGCAGTACGGCCATGTGGTGATCAATGTAGAACCAGGTGAAACTGGCACTGGTTTTGAATTTATCTCTAAGATCGTGGGCGGTTCTGTACCGAGAGAATACATCAATCCTGCCGAGCAAGGGATGAAGGAAGCTTGTGAATCCGGCATTCTGGCTGGATTCCCAGTGATCGATTTAAAGGTAACTCTAATCGATGGTTCCTACCACGATGTAGACTCGTCAGAAATGGCATTTAAGATTGCTGGTTCTATGGCACTCAGAGATGCTGTAATGAAGGCAAATCCAGCCCTACTGGAGCCAATGATGAAAGTAGAGGTAGAAGTGCCAGAGGATTTCCTTGGTGATGTCATGGGCGATCTCAACTCGCGCCGTGGCCAAATCGAAGGAATGAACAGTGAGGACGGTGTAGCAAAGATTGCCGCCAAGGTTCCCCTCGCGGAAATGTTTGGCTATGCTACAGATATCCGTTCTAAGACCCAAGGAAGGGGTATTTTCTCCATGGAATTCAGTGACTACGCTGAAGTGCCACGTAATGTGGCAGAGCCGATTATTGCTAAGCATAAGGGTAACGAGTAA
- the rpsJ gene encoding 30S ribosomal protein S10, whose amino-acid sequence MATLQQQKIRIRLKAFDHRLLDASCEKIVETANRTNAAAVGPIPLPTRRRIYCLLRSPHVDKDSREHFETRTHSRIIDIYQPSAKTIDALMKLDLAAGVDIEVKL is encoded by the coding sequence ATGGCTACCTTACAGCAACAAAAAATTAGAATCCGGCTCAAAGCATTTGACCATCGCCTGCTAGATGCCTCCTGTGAAAAGATTGTTGAGACTGCCAATCGCACCAATGCCGCTGCAGTTGGCCCAATCCCCCTGCCCACGCGTCGTCGCATCTATTGCTTACTGCGATCGCCCCACGTTGACAAGGATTCCCGTGAGCATTTTGAAACTCGCACCCATAGCCGGATTATTGATATCTATCAACCTTCTGCCAAGACGATCGATGCCCTGATGAAGCTGGACTTGGCTGCTGGTGTGGATATTGAAGTGAAGCTATAA
- the tuf gene encoding elongation factor Tu produces the protein MARAKFERNKPHVNIGTIGHVDHGKTTLTAAITMTLAAGGGATAKKYEDIDAAPEEKARGITINTAHVEYETGGRHYAHVDCPGHADYVKNMITGAAQMDGAILLVSAADGPEPQTREHILLARQVGVPNLVVFLNKEDQMEGEEELIELVELEVRELLSDYEFDGDNISIVLGSALKAVEALTANPNIKKGDDPWVDKIFALMDEVDAHIPTPERDVDKPFLMAVEDVFSITGRGTVATGRIERGKVKVGETVELVGITDTRSTTVTGVEMFQKTLDEGMAGDNVGLLLRGIQKDQIERGMVLAKPGSITPHTKFESQVYILTQDEGGRKTPFFAGYRPQFYVRTTDVTGTIAAFTADDGSDAEMVMPGDRVKMTVELINPIAIENEMRFAIREGGRTVGSGVVTKILK, from the coding sequence ATGGCACGCGCAAAGTTTGAAAGGAATAAACCCCACGTCAATATTGGTACCATTGGTCACGTTGACCATGGTAAGACTACGCTAACCGCTGCAATCACAATGACCTTGGCAGCCGGTGGTGGTGCAACCGCTAAAAAATATGAAGATATTGATGCGGCTCCAGAGGAAAAAGCCCGTGGCATCACAATCAATACTGCCCACGTGGAGTATGAGACTGGTGGCCGTCACTATGCCCACGTGGACTGTCCTGGCCACGCTGACTATGTTAAAAACATGATCACTGGTGCAGCACAGATGGACGGTGCGATTCTGTTAGTTTCCGCTGCAGATGGCCCTGAGCCCCAAACCCGTGAGCATATCCTGTTGGCACGTCAGGTTGGTGTGCCTAACCTGGTTGTCTTTCTAAATAAGGAAGACCAGATGGAAGGCGAAGAGGAGCTAATTGAGCTGGTGGAACTGGAAGTACGCGAGTTGCTTTCTGACTATGAGTTCGACGGTGACAATATCTCGATCGTCCTGGGTTCTGCGCTCAAGGCAGTTGAAGCACTAACCGCTAACCCTAATATCAAGAAAGGCGATGATCCCTGGGTAGACAAGATTTTTGCCCTGATGGACGAAGTTGATGCCCATATTCCTACGCCAGAGCGTGATGTGGACAAACCATTCCTAATGGCCGTAGAAGATGTCTTCTCGATCACTGGCCGTGGTACCGTTGCTACCGGTAGAATCGAGCGCGGTAAGGTCAAGGTTGGCGAAACAGTTGAGTTGGTTGGGATTACAGACACCCGCTCTACTACTGTCACTGGTGTAGAAATGTTCCAGAAGACCCTTGATGAGGGTATGGCTGGCGATAATGTCGGTCTTTTGCTACGTGGTATCCAGAAAGATCAGATTGAGCGTGGTATGGTTTTGGCCAAGCCAGGTTCAATTACGCCCCACACCAAGTTTGAGTCTCAGGTTTATATCCTTACTCAAGATGAAGGTGGTCGGAAAACCCCATTCTTCGCTGGTTATCGCCCTCAGTTCTATGTGCGCACTACCGACGTAACCGGTACTATTGCTGCATTCACGGCCGATGATGGTAGTGATGCGGAAATGGTGATGCCTGGCGATCGCGTCAAAATGACGGTTGAGCTAATTAACCCGATTGCGATCGAAAACGAAATGCGCTTTGCCATTCGTGAAGGTGGCCGGACAGTTGGTTCGGGCGTTGTTACCAAGATTCTTAAATAA
- a CDS encoding Gfo/Idh/MocA family protein has translation MRRIGVGVVGTGFGQKIHLPGLKDHPTAVPVAVYNRDRTKAQQVASKFGVPNACDRLEDLLAISEVEAVSITTPPFLHYDMAKQVLQASKHLLLEKPVTLSLAEAIDLYKISQDKGVIIATDFEFRCLPHWRYLKHLLDQGFVGKQRSITIDWIVQGRANPTRQWNWYAQKELGGGALGALGSHTFDYVHWLFGSVKQICGQLSTGIKELPDADGKMRPVDSDDTCNILLELADGTPCNIAISTVAYRGRGHWVTVYGEEGTLVLGNANMGDYIHGFSLQRAKAGAIDFDVVPIPQEYQLPKSYEDGRLAPFIAICDRFTEAIVNNGEMTPGMREGVYSQLLMDLTHQSHAEGRWLDVPGLDQVLNG, from the coding sequence ATGAGAAGAATTGGTGTTGGTGTTGTTGGAACTGGCTTTGGCCAAAAAATTCATCTGCCGGGACTAAAGGATCATCCCACTGCGGTGCCTGTGGCCGTATATAACCGCGATCGCACCAAGGCTCAGCAAGTGGCGAGCAAGTTTGGTGTACCCAATGCCTGCGATCGGCTCGAAGATCTATTAGCCATCTCAGAGGTGGAAGCGGTGAGTATCACTACACCACCGTTTTTGCATTACGACATGGCTAAGCAAGTGTTGCAGGCCAGTAAGCATTTACTGCTCGAAAAACCAGTCACGCTCAGTCTGGCCGAGGCGATCGACCTCTACAAAATTTCCCAGGACAAAGGTGTAATCATTGCCACGGATTTTGAGTTTCGCTGCCTGCCCCATTGGCGCTATCTCAAACATCTACTTGATCAGGGCTTCGTGGGTAAGCAAAGATCAATTACGATCGATTGGATTGTGCAGGGTCGCGCCAACCCCACCCGCCAGTGGAATTGGTATGCTCAAAAAGAACTGGGCGGTGGAGCCCTGGGAGCATTGGGATCGCACACCTTTGATTATGTGCACTGGTTGTTTGGCTCGGTCAAGCAAATCTGCGGCCAACTCAGCACGGGCATTAAGGAACTTCCCGATGCCGATGGCAAGATGCGCCCGGTAGACAGCGATGACACCTGTAATATTCTGCTGGAGCTGGCGGATGGTACGCCCTGTAATATTGCGATCTCCACGGTGGCCTATCGTGGCCGTGGCCATTGGGTGACGGTCTATGGTGAAGAAGGCACGCTGGTGTTGGGTAATGCCAATATGGGCGATTATATTCATGGGTTTAGCCTGCAACGGGCAAAGGCGGGGGCGATCGATTTTGATGTGGTGCCGATCCCGCAGGAGTATCAATTGCCCAAGAGCTATGAGGATGGGCGGCTAGCGCCGTTTATTGCCATTTGCGATCGGTTCACCGAGGCGATTGTTAACAATGGCGAGATGACTCCTGGTATGCGGGAGGGGGTCTATTCCCAATTGCTGATGGATCTAACGCATCAATCCCATGCTGAGGGACGGTGGTTGGATGTGCCTGGGTTGGATCAGGTTTTGAATGGTTGA
- the cobM gene encoding precorrin-4 C(11)-methyltransferase, protein MTTKPVYIVGAGPGDPELITIKGRNLLAKADVVIYTNSLIPREMLVHCQPAAEKIPTAAKTLKVIANLAIAAARKGKMVVRLHDGDPALYGAIHEQMRLLSEAGIRFEIIPGISAYQLAAARLGTELTIPGLVQTIILTRISGRTQVPAKEELASLAAHQASLCLYLSARHIENAQAKLAEHYPSDTIVAVCYRLGWPDEKIKVTKLSNMAAISRGEDLERTTLYLISPALNHLVQSDSDYDEARSQLYNPSHDHLFRPKSEQA, encoded by the coding sequence ATGACCACCAAGCCAGTTTATATCGTTGGCGCAGGCCCCGGCGATCCCGAATTAATCACGATCAAGGGGCGCAATCTGCTTGCCAAGGCCGATGTTGTGATCTACACCAACTCACTCATTCCCAGGGAAATGCTGGTACATTGCCAGCCAGCCGCCGAAAAAATCCCCACCGCCGCCAAGACCCTGAAGGTAATTGCCAACCTGGCGATCGCTGCCGCCCGCAAAGGCAAAATGGTAGTCAGGTTGCACGATGGCGATCCCGCTCTCTACGGTGCGATCCATGAACAAATGCGATTGCTCAGTGAAGCCGGGATCAGGTTTGAGATTATTCCTGGCATCAGTGCCTATCAACTCGCCGCCGCCAGGCTGGGCACAGAATTAACCATTCCTGGTCTGGTGCAAACAATTATTCTTACTCGTATTTCTGGTCGCACCCAGGTTCCAGCCAAAGAAGAACTAGCCAGCCTTGCCGCCCATCAAGCGTCGCTATGCCTCTATCTGAGTGCGCGGCACATTGAAAATGCCCAGGCCAAGCTGGCCGAACATTACCCCAGTGATACGATCGTGGCGGTTTGCTATCGATTGGGTTGGCCGGATGAGAAAATTAAGGTGACGAAGCTAAGTAATATGGCGGCGATCAGTCGGGGTGAAGACCTGGAACGCACTACGTTGTATTTAATTAGTCCCGCGTTAAATCATCTGGTGCAGTCAGACTCAGACTATGATGAAGCGCGATCGCAATTGTATAACCCCAGTCACGATCATCTATTTAGGCCAAAGTCTGAACAGGCTTAA
- a CDS encoding glycosyltransferase family protein, which yields MQATGNPPPDFLGIIYKVLPPDAKVVVEVGCGDGWMGAQYKKLNPFGRYYGIETNPDLAAIAALQLDGVASQISDLPLSLDNLNHHDRQSQPDEHPLNPDHPEPTDRPDKFDHHNEITNREFPPSNGSKGSVDCIVYRGDRNSPQNLLTELTYYRSWLTERGSLIAYMPNLHHWQQFGQVVTGFRSPEPQSNSKSSKSAKASKSQQAGFAQPQEQNTQNNQQTQAFNFLANPTSLHFYTLDSLRQVFAQAQLSVFEIQTEYVQTSKEQDTQFDRYLAAAKPWIEHLGISSQHFQLLSRTKAFLIRAAKIPLTTPKLLIQTFIAAPAGCDRIRVLEPDRFSATIPHTRAISGNSKQPINLKLAFADEAKVFVWQRALLFYPQDFQKQKRILQNGYLIVAEHDDDPYLWPENADNKFLLFWSSHCVQTSTKPLAEHLKQFNPNVKVFANHLVNLPPERDYRQTGKKDQVTIFFGALNRQKDWQPIMAALNQVLRQHKNVMVKVIHDREFFDALDTKRKHFQPFCPYEQYLEILYSCDIGVLPLQDNQFNRMKSDLKFLEHAGHGAVAIASPTVYANSIAEGETGLIYRSADDFAAQLTELINNHDLRHRIARNAYDWVKENRMLCRHYRERREWYLEMRSQLPRLNAELRERAPQLFEN from the coding sequence ATGCAGGCTACTGGAAATCCCCCGCCCGATTTTCTGGGCATTATCTATAAGGTATTGCCACCGGATGCGAAGGTGGTGGTGGAAGTTGGGTGCGGCGATGGTTGGATGGGCGCTCAGTATAAAAAGCTCAATCCCTTCGGTCGCTACTATGGCATCGAGACCAACCCAGACCTGGCAGCGATCGCGGCTTTGCAATTAGACGGCGTAGCCAGCCAGATTAGCGATTTACCCTTAAGTCTGGATAATCTTAATCATCACGATCGGCAGTCTCAACCGGACGAGCATCCTCTGAATCCAGATCATCCTGAGCCAACCGATCGCCCTGATAAATTTGATCATCACAACGAAATAACTAATCGTGAGTTCCCACCAAGCAATGGCTCAAAGGGCTCAGTTGATTGCATTGTCTATCGCGGCGATCGCAACTCGCCCCAAAATCTATTAACAGAACTGACCTACTATCGATCGTGGTTAACTGAGCGGGGCAGCCTGATCGCCTATATGCCAAATTTGCATCACTGGCAGCAATTCGGCCAGGTTGTAACTGGGTTTCGATCGCCAGAACCACAGTCTAATTCTAAATCTTCTAAATCTGCCAAAGCCTCAAAATCTCAGCAGGCAGGATTTGCGCAGCCCCAAGAGCAAAATACTCAAAATAATCAACAAACCCAGGCTTTTAACTTCCTGGCTAATCCCACTAGTTTGCATTTCTATACCCTCGACAGTCTGCGTCAGGTATTTGCCCAAGCGCAACTCTCGGTCTTTGAGATCCAAACCGAATATGTGCAAACTTCTAAGGAACAAGACACACAATTCGATCGCTACCTGGCCGCCGCCAAACCCTGGATTGAGCACTTAGGCATATCCAGTCAGCATTTTCAATTACTCAGCCGCACCAAAGCTTTTTTAATCCGGGCTGCTAAAATTCCCCTCACCACGCCCAAGCTGTTGATTCAAACCTTCATTGCTGCCCCCGCTGGCTGCGATCGAATCAGGGTACTAGAGCCCGATCGCTTTAGTGCCACCATCCCCCACACCCGCGCGATCAGCGGTAATAGCAAACAACCGATTAATTTGAAATTGGCATTTGCCGATGAAGCCAAAGTGTTTGTGTGGCAGCGGGCTTTGTTGTTTTATCCCCAGGACTTTCAAAAGCAAAAGAGAATTTTACAAAATGGCTATTTGATCGTGGCGGAGCACGACGATGATCCTTATCTATGGCCAGAAAATGCCGATAATAAGTTCCTATTGTTCTGGAGTTCCCACTGTGTGCAAACCAGCACTAAGCCGCTGGCAGAACACCTGAAGCAATTTAATCCCAATGTGAAAGTTTTTGCTAACCATTTAGTAAATTTGCCACCGGAGCGTGACTATCGCCAAACGGGTAAAAAAGACCAGGTCACGATCTTTTTTGGAGCCCTGAATCGCCAAAAAGACTGGCAACCGATCATGGCGGCGCTGAATCAAGTGTTGCGCCAGCATAAGAATGTGATGGTGAAGGTGATTCACGATCGAGAGTTTTTTGATGCGCTCGACACCAAACGCAAACATTTCCAGCCCTTTTGCCCCTATGAGCAATATCTAGAAATTCTCTATAGCTGCGATATCGGCGTGTTGCCGTTGCAGGATAATCAGTTTAACCGGATGAAGTCGGATCTTAAGTTCCTTGAACATGCTGGACATGGGGCAGTGGCGATCGCTAGCCCGACGGTTTATGCTAATTCGATCGCCGAGGGGGAAACCGGTTTAATTTATCGATCGGCTGATGATTTTGCCGCTCAGTTAACGGAATTGATCAACAATCATGACCTGCGCCATCGGATCGCCAGGAATGCCTATGATTGGGTCAAAGAAAACCGGATGCTCTGCCGCCATTACCGCGAGCGGCGGGAGTGGTATTTGGAAATGCGATCGCAATTGCCGCGATTGAATGCGGAGCTGAGGGAACGTGCGCCCCAACTATTTGAAAACTAA